In Bradyrhizobium erythrophlei, a single genomic region encodes these proteins:
- a CDS encoding glycosyltransferase family 2 protein, whose amino-acid sequence MMLGTDVSSLSTTTATAAAQGLSIVVPLYNEAAGLASLHQRLCELARRLKAKYRLPSEVVYVDDGSADATLSIALGLKADGIDVQVVSLSRNFGKEAALMAGLDHAKRGAVLFMDGDGQHPPDLVEKLVGHWIEDGYDVVYTAKAHRDNESFLRRLSVRGFYALINWGARQKIPEDAGDFRLLSPRAAAALRQLPERNRFFKGLASWIGFRQIRVDYEPAAREHGMTTFSPGRLVGLSIEGLTSFSVAPLRFASLLGVLLASAAFLFGLSILWETMIDGKSVPGYPSLVVGLMTIGGVQLIMIGIVGEYIGKILSELKARPIYFVAEHSDKRADARADNEAGERTAAE is encoded by the coding sequence ATGATGCTGGGTACCGACGTATCGAGCCTGTCGACGACCACGGCCACCGCCGCGGCGCAGGGCCTGTCGATCGTTGTGCCGCTGTACAACGAAGCGGCCGGCCTTGCATCGCTGCACCAGCGGCTTTGCGAGCTCGCGAGGCGGCTCAAGGCGAAATACCGGCTGCCCAGCGAAGTCGTCTATGTCGACGATGGCAGCGCCGACGCCACCCTCTCGATCGCGCTCGGTCTCAAGGCTGACGGTATCGACGTTCAGGTCGTGTCGCTGTCGCGCAATTTCGGCAAGGAAGCCGCGCTGATGGCCGGCCTCGATCACGCCAAACGCGGCGCCGTGCTGTTCATGGACGGCGACGGCCAGCATCCGCCGGATCTGGTCGAAAAACTGGTCGGACACTGGATCGAGGACGGCTATGACGTCGTCTACACGGCCAAGGCCCACCGCGACAATGAATCGTTCCTGCGGCGACTGTCGGTGCGCGGCTTCTACGCGCTGATCAACTGGGGAGCCCGGCAGAAAATCCCGGAAGATGCCGGCGACTTCCGCCTGCTGTCGCCGCGCGCCGCCGCCGCCTTGCGGCAGCTGCCGGAGCGCAACCGCTTCTTCAAGGGGCTCGCAAGCTGGATCGGCTTCCGCCAGATCCGCGTCGACTACGAGCCGGCTGCGCGCGAGCACGGCATGACGACGTTCAGCCCCGGCCGGCTGGTCGGGCTTTCGATCGAGGGTCTCACCTCGTTCTCGGTCGCACCGCTTCGCTTTGCGAGTTTGCTTGGCGTGTTGCTCGCATCCGCCGCCTTCCTGTTCGGCCTCTCGATCCTCTGGGAAACGATGATCGACGGCAAATCGGTCCCCGGCTATCCCTCGCTCGTCGTCGGGTTGATGACGATCGGCGGCGTGCAACTCATCATGATCGGGATTGTCGGAGAGTATATCGGCAAGATCCTCTCCGAGCTGAAGGCGCGGCCGATCTATTTCGTCGCCGAACATTCCGACAAGCGCGCCGATGCGCGCGCCGACAACGAGGCAGGCGAAAGGACCGCGGCCGAATGA
- a CDS encoding ChbG/HpnK family deacetylase, with amino-acid sequence MNRRIWLCADDYGISPGVNRAIRDLIEKRRLNATSAMVVGAAIGRDEVNALKEAAKANPCCAIGLHVTLTAPFRPLTMHFRPVEGGLFLPHTTLLRRGLMGRLDGELIHTEVMEQLAVFADLFGRAPDFVDGHQHVQLFPVVRTAFVAAVKQAAPDAWIRQCGRDQPWAQRLGSPKALVLDVLSTQFRKRAAHARLAFNPAFAGAYDFTQQPDFGALMRQFVQGMPEGGLVMCHPGFVDDVLTSLDPLTVQREREYEFLKGEQFLPLLAANDVTLG; translated from the coding sequence ATGAACAGGCGCATCTGGTTGTGCGCCGACGACTACGGCATCAGCCCCGGCGTCAACCGCGCCATCCGCGATCTGATCGAGAAGCGCCGCCTCAACGCCACGTCGGCGATGGTGGTGGGTGCGGCCATCGGCCGCGACGAGGTGAATGCGCTCAAGGAAGCTGCGAAAGCCAATCCGTGTTGCGCGATCGGCCTGCACGTAACCCTCACGGCGCCGTTTCGTCCCCTGACCATGCACTTCAGGCCCGTCGAAGGCGGGTTGTTTCTGCCGCACACCACGTTGTTGCGCCGTGGCCTGATGGGACGATTGGACGGGGAGCTCATCCACACTGAAGTGATGGAGCAGCTCGCAGTCTTTGCCGATCTGTTCGGCCGCGCACCCGATTTCGTCGACGGCCATCAACATGTACAGCTCTTTCCAGTCGTGCGCACGGCGTTTGTCGCGGCCGTCAAGCAAGCCGCGCCCGACGCCTGGATCCGTCAATGCGGCCGCGACCAGCCGTGGGCCCAGCGTCTCGGCTCACCGAAAGCGCTCGTGCTCGACGTTTTGAGCACGCAGTTCCGAAAGCGCGCCGCGCATGCCAGGCTTGCCTTCAACCCGGCGTTTGCCGGCGCATATGACTTTACGCAACAGCCCGACTTCGGCGCGCTGATGCGACAGTTCGTTCAGGGAATGCCCGAAGGCGGCCTCGTGATGTGTCATCCGGGCTTCGTCGATGACGTGCTGACCAGTCTTGATCCGCTGACGGTCCAGCGCGAACGCGAATATGAATTCCTCAAAGGCGAACAGTTCCTGCCTCTTCTGGCTGCCAACGACGTGACGCTTGGCTGA
- a CDS encoding DUF2076 domain-containing protein → MTPQERQLVDDLFDRLSKMESAPRDPDATAAIAQGLRVAPNALYPLVQTVLVQDEALRRANDRIQQLEDQLDGPQQQQRQSGGFLDSMRGAIFGQGQGGGSVPNVRPPDLGSRPVWNSGQVLQQGGQHYDQGGYGQSQGGYGQSYGGPQGGGPMGGGMMGGGMMGGGGGSFLGTAAAAAAGAVGGSLLLNSIRGMMGGSHQAFGDTAASGNRSPWSDQSRSDLARDAGVNNVGANDLAAQDRAQDLAQDREDDDLHAADERDDMEADANDDFGGNDDSDFA, encoded by the coding sequence ATGACACCGCAAGAACGCCAATTGGTTGACGATCTTTTCGACCGGCTGTCCAAGATGGAGAGCGCGCCGCGTGATCCCGATGCGACGGCCGCGATCGCGCAAGGCCTGCGGGTTGCGCCCAATGCGCTCTATCCGCTGGTGCAGACGGTGCTCGTGCAGGACGAGGCGCTTCGGCGCGCCAATGACCGCATTCAGCAATTGGAAGATCAACTCGACGGCCCACAGCAGCAGCAACGCCAGAGCGGCGGCTTCCTTGATTCCATGCGCGGCGCCATCTTCGGGCAAGGTCAGGGCGGCGGTTCGGTTCCAAATGTACGGCCGCCGGATCTCGGCAGCCGTCCGGTCTGGAACAGCGGTCAGGTGCTGCAACAGGGTGGACAACATTACGACCAGGGCGGGTACGGCCAATCTCAAGGCGGCTACGGTCAGTCCTATGGCGGCCCTCAGGGTGGTGGTCCCATGGGTGGCGGCATGATGGGCGGTGGAATGATGGGAGGCGGCGGCGGTTCATTTCTGGGAACCGCAGCGGCGGCCGCCGCCGGCGCTGTCGGCGGATCGCTTCTGCTCAACAGCATCCGCGGGATGATGGGCGGCAGTCACCAGGCTTTCGGCGATACCGCGGCCAGCGGCAATCGGAGCCCGTGGAGCGACCAATCCCGCAGCGATCTCGCACGTGATGCCGGCGTCAACAATGTCGGCGCGAACGACCTCGCCGCGCAAGATCGTGCCCAGGATCTCGCTCAGGATCGAGAGGACGACGATTTGCACGCAGCTGACGAACGCGACGACATGGAAGCAGACGCGAACGACGATTTTGGCGGCAACGACGACAGCGACTTCGCCTGA
- a CDS encoding L,D-transpeptidase, whose translation MKKMYFALLASACWLGSGIPQAAANEADFVTAPVALHPDQSAPPAPAPVRIASADRPNMGGGFIEFLFGDGQGQGYQPHDQADRQRPLYPQQQIYQQQPYQSGYQPQQTMQQPMMGEPARPAFDPRFEKQMVDYSGKESAGTIVVDTPNKFLYLVEGNGKAMRYGIGVGRPGFTWSGIKTISAKKEWPDWTPPSEMLARRPDLPRHMEGGPQNPLGARAMYLGSTLYRIHGSNEPWTIGTNVSSGCIRMRNEDVIDLYGRVNVGTRVVVI comes from the coding sequence ATGAAGAAAATGTATTTCGCGCTGCTCGCCAGCGCCTGCTGGCTTGGCTCTGGAATTCCGCAAGCCGCCGCCAACGAAGCCGACTTCGTCACCGCGCCCGTCGCCCTTCACCCCGATCAGTCCGCGCCACCCGCTCCCGCGCCGGTGCGGATCGCCTCGGCCGATCGGCCCAACATGGGCGGCGGTTTCATCGAGTTCCTGTTCGGTGACGGGCAGGGGCAGGGTTATCAGCCGCACGACCAGGCTGATCGGCAAAGGCCGCTCTATCCGCAGCAGCAAATCTATCAGCAGCAACCGTATCAGTCGGGCTATCAGCCGCAGCAGACCATGCAGCAGCCGATGATGGGCGAACCCGCGCGCCCGGCCTTCGATCCGAGATTCGAGAAGCAGATGGTCGACTACAGCGGCAAGGAAAGCGCCGGCACCATCGTCGTCGATACGCCGAACAAATTCCTCTATCTGGTCGAGGGGAATGGCAAGGCGATGCGCTATGGCATCGGCGTCGGCCGTCCCGGCTTCACCTGGTCCGGCATCAAGACCATTTCAGCCAAGAAGGAATGGCCGGACTGGACGCCGCCCTCGGAGATGCTGGCGCGCCGGCCCGACCTGCCGCGGCATATGGAAGGCGGCCCGCAAAATCCGCTCGGTGCGCGCGCGATGTATCTCGGCTCCACGCTCTACCGCATCCACGGCTCCAACGAGCCCTGGACCATCGGCACCAACGTGTCGTCGGGTTGCATCCGGATGCGCAACGAGGACGTGATCGACCTCTACGGCCGCGTCAATGTCGGCACCCGGGTCGTTGTGATTTGA
- a CDS encoding protein phosphatase CheZ, with protein sequence MPVHRRRFRIEEAISGDIQLPPEVDTELGPMHREVMNELRAIRAQMAAPRASAMAETIGEAATREAAEAQAMLDSYRAQIEQCEKLKVELDLIYDAITRTKREIAVLHGNSFNGEEMAKVNGELGAVVGGTEEATQQILEATEAIDNAATALSKVTSPDQQKLLSEEIQERVVSIFEACNFQDLTGQRIKKVMTTMKFIEHHITVMMDIWGGVDAIKAHAPPIVDTREGDAKLLNGPKLEGDVGHASQDDIDALFD encoded by the coding sequence ATGCCGGTTCATCGCAGACGTTTTCGCATCGAGGAAGCTATCTCCGGGGATATTCAGTTGCCGCCCGAGGTCGATACCGAACTAGGCCCCATGCACCGCGAGGTCATGAACGAATTGCGCGCAATCCGCGCCCAGATGGCCGCACCACGCGCGAGCGCCATGGCTGAGACAATCGGCGAAGCCGCAACGCGCGAAGCCGCAGAGGCACAGGCAATGCTTGATTCCTATAGGGCCCAGATCGAACAGTGCGAGAAGCTGAAGGTCGAACTCGACCTGATCTATGACGCCATTACCCGGACCAAGCGCGAAATCGCCGTGCTGCACGGCAACAGCTTCAACGGCGAGGAAATGGCCAAGGTCAACGGCGAACTCGGCGCCGTCGTCGGCGGCACCGAAGAAGCCACCCAGCAGATCCTCGAGGCCACCGAAGCGATCGACAATGCCGCCACGGCGCTCAGCAAGGTCACGTCGCCGGATCAGCAGAAATTACTGAGCGAAGAGATCCAGGAGCGCGTCGTCTCCATTTTCGAGGCCTGCAACTTCCAGGACCTCACCGGCCAGCGCATCAAGAAAGTGATGACTACGATGAAGTTCATCGAGCATCACATCACCGTCATGATGGACATCTGGGGCGGCGTCGACGCCATCAAGGCGCATGCGCCGCCGATCGTCGATACCCGCGAGGGCGATGCCAAGCTGCTCAACGGTCCGAAGCTCGAAGGCGACGTCGGCCACGCCTCGCAGGACGATATCGACGCGCTGTTCGACTGA
- a CDS encoding co-chaperone GroES, producing the protein MAKTTFRPLHDRVVVKRIDAEQKSKGGIIIPDTAKEKPSQGEITAVGPGGRDEAGKLIPIDLKVGDRVLFGKWSGTEVKIDGEELLIMKESDIMGVLA; encoded by the coding sequence ATGGCTAAAACCACATTTCGCCCACTGCATGACCGTGTCGTGGTCAAACGTATCGACGCTGAACAGAAGTCCAAGGGCGGCATCATCATTCCCGACACCGCCAAGGAAAAGCCCTCGCAGGGCGAAATCACGGCGGTGGGACCCGGCGGCCGCGACGAAGCCGGCAAGCTGATCCCGATCGACCTGAAGGTCGGCGATCGCGTCCTGTTCGGCAAGTGGTCCGGCACCGAGGTCAAGATCGACGGTGAGGAACTCTTGATCATGAAGGAAAGCGACATCATGGGCGTGCTGGCCTGA